One segment of Panicum virgatum strain AP13 chromosome 3K, P.virgatum_v5, whole genome shotgun sequence DNA contains the following:
- the LOC120700612 gene encoding uncharacterized protein LOC120700612 has translation MADGGGSLAGSGEGAPPASSPASPPAIAASRMKERERLAARPPTPWLLLLPVPPRMKAREGRLRWEVVVVVGSEGSLELELELGSLTALSPSGLRASGSSLFLPLSLLSDSLLPWSSSPGGDDWASGGAIRHAFAQPFAGEEHPPDPLYRQQGGLAIPSGAARQQAVGIWTNMAGMTMKGSMLLDLKSHLHRMLATTTLFLEMKMKVGSPRWSLLISSIPF, from the exons ATGGCTGATGGGGGAGGGAGCCTCGCCGGATCCGGTGAGGGAGCCCCGCCGGCGTCCTcacccgcgtcgccgccggccatcgcaGCCTCTCGGatgaaggagagggagaggctcGCGGCCCGCCCACCGACACCGTGGCTGCTGCTACTCCCCGTGCCGCCGCGGATGAAGGCTCGGGAGGGGCGGCTCAGGTGGGAGGTGGTCGTGGTCGTCGGATCTGAGG gctcgctcgagctcgagctcgagctcggctcgttgACAGCCCTCTCCCCCTCAGGGCTCAGGGCTTCAGGCTCATCTCTGTTTCTTcccctttcccttctctctgaCTCTCTCCTCCCTTGGTCTTCCTCCCctggcggcgacgactgggcgagcggcggcgccatccgTCACGCCTTCGCccagccctttgccggcgaAGAGCATCCACCAG ATCCGCTGTACCGCCAGCAAGGAGGCCTCGCAATCCCCTCCGGAGCAGCAAG GCAACAAGCTGTTGGAATATGGACCAACATGGCAGGGATGACCAT GAAGGGGTCCATGTTGTTGGATTTGAAGTCCCACCTTCACCGGATGCTAGCTACAACAACCCTGTTCCTGGAAATGAAGATGAAGGTCGGGAGCCCCCGTTGGTCCCTCCTCATCTCCAGCATACCCTTCTGA
- the LOC120700390 gene encoding abscisic acid 8'-hydroxylase 4-like, which translates to MGKPKLFSIVSMDGGMRHHQLEAAACQSQSLPPPPPAGASSFCGISLVAAVCLFLVAAWSAIYCLRVVITSSNKDSLLLKLKGWISKEEKSRRHQLGDNARRPEPPGRGSGWWWSAVETLAFVAANGSGRGFYSFVHARHRRHGPPGFRTALFGATHVFVSSPDAARSLLAAEPAGFSKRYVRTAADLLGEHSLLCASHAAHRSLRRAVAPLFSARGATASFAAAFDALTLRLMRGWAASSSSGRRGAGSVVVLDAALGVTFEAICDTLVATLPRDAKRQLQGDVLAVTRAMLAFPLRLPGTRFHAGLRARKRIVEVLRLEIASRRRDGCLRQRGDHGGDDMDFLQSLLLRSQQQQQPDKDDEALLTDEQIIDNILTLIIAGQVTTATAITWMVKYLADSRDFQETLRSVQLQLAPKQDQDSLLTLQHLSSMELAYKTVKESLRMASIVSWFPRVALEDCQVAGFQINKGWIVNVDARSLHYDPTIYDNPTTFDPWRFNGEDTKPPYSFLVFGAGGRTCLGMNLAKIMMLIFLHRLVTTFRWEMADEDTSLEKWAMFPRLKNGCPIHLTPI; encoded by the exons ATGGGGAAGCCAAAGCTCTTCTCCATCGTATCCATGGACGGCGGCATGCGCCACCACCAGCTCGAAGCAGCAGCATGCCAAAGCCAgagtcttcctcctcctccccctgccgGCGCCAGTAGTTTCTGCGGCATCTCCTTGGTCGCCGCCGTCTGCCTCTTCCTCGTAGCAGCTTGGTCGGCGATCTACTGCTTGCGTGTCGTGATCACCTCATCTAACAAGGATAGCCTCCTCCTCAAGCTCAAGGGCTGGATTTCCAAGGAGGAGAAGAGCCGGCGGCATCAGCTGGGCGACAATGCGCGACGGCCGGAGCCGCCGGGAAGGGGGAGCGGCTGGTGGTGGTCCGCCGTGGAGACGCTGGCCTTCGTGGCCGCCAACGGCAGCGGCAGGGGCTTCTACAGCTTCGTCcacgcgcgccaccgccggcacgGGCCCCCCGGCTTCCGCACCGCGCTCTTCGGCGCCACCCACGTCTTCGTCTCCTCGCCCGACGCCGCCCGgtcgctcctcgccgccgagcccgcCGGCTTCTCCAAGCGCTACGTGCGCACCGCCGCGGACCTCCTCGGCGAGCACAGCCTCCTCTGCGCCTCCCACGCCGCGCACCGCTCcctgcgccgcgccgtcgcGCCCCTCTTCAGCGCCCGGGGAGCCACCGcgtccttcgccgccgccttcgacgCCCTCACGCTCCGCCTCATGCGGGGctgggccgcctcctcctcctcgggccgccgcggcgccggttcCGTCGTGGTGCTCGACGCCGCGCTCGGCGTAACCTTCGAGGCGATCTGCGACACGCTCGTGGCCACGCTGCCGCGCGACGCCAAGAGGCAGCTCCAGGGTGACGTGCTGGCCGTGACGCGGGCCATGCTGGCGTTCCCGCTCAGGCTGCCGGGCACGAGGTTCCACGCGGGCCTCCGGGCGCGGAAGCGGATCGTGGAGGTGCTCCGACTAGAGATCGCCTCCAGACGGCGGGACGGCTGCCTGCGGCAGCGCGGTGATCACGGCGGCGACGACATGGACTTCCTGCAGAGCCTTCTCCTCcggagccagcagcagcagcaaccggaCAAGGACGACGAGGCGCTCCTCACGGACGAGCAGATCATCGACAACATTCTGACGCTCATCATCGCCG GCCAGGTAACAACAGCGACCGCGATTACATGGATGGTCAAGTATCTTGCCGACAGCAGAGATTTCCAAGAAACCTTAAGG TCGGTTCAGCTGCAGCTGGCGCCCAAGCAGGATCAGGATTCCCTCCTTACGCTCCAACATCTCAGCAGCATGGAGCTTGCATACAAG ACGGTGAAAGAATCACTGAGGATGGCCAGCATAGTTTCCTGGTTTCCAAGGGTAGCACTCGAGGACTGCCAGGTTGCAG GGTTTCAGATCAACAAGGGCTGGATTGTGAACGTCGATGCGAGGTCCCTGCACTATGATCCGACGATTTACGACAACCCCACCACGTTTGATCCTTGGAGGTTCAAC GGGGAGGACACGAAGCCGCCGTACAGCTTCCTGGTGTTCGGAGCAGGCGGGAGAACCTGCTTGGGGATGAACCTCGCCAAGATCATGATGCTCATCTTTCTGCACCGGCTTGTTACGACCTTCAG ATGGGAGATGGCAGACGAGGACACAAGCCTTGAGAAGTGGGCAATGTTCCCTAGGCTCAAGAACGGATGCCCCATTCACCTTACACCCATCTGA
- the LOC120700391 gene encoding uncharacterized protein LOC120700391, translating to MEWGGSGTGIGIGGSPLAQPQPPPAKDVDEAALALTKRARKRSRYLSPPYTDRDVQEEEVAGEEPPPDASAAEALSAVLAAALRHGQAVDPAALRFLALYRRNRNRAATATFDTHPGCRAAAGGGGSSSKPPFPAPAATVGGGHTVVNPSAGPAIRPGDGSPAPAKKKNPQDNPPADGQIWARKSAAGFAANASNGLANPTPPPKRKKKYRNRMRGAAGHEQQHSGNPAALVLDFAAGAPLPSKEDLVSAFRGFGAVIDCETAIAQDKRSARVAFATRAEAEAAFSCAGALGAFGPPDAVPSLQDLPPAVRGAPPPVPRLPLTYIRSNLEKMIASSSFRAANSPEEAAPAMGNLVGEMQGLLAKVDKMLQGRSAAALHH from the coding sequence ATGGAGtggggtggcagtggcactggcATTGGCATTGGCGGCAGCCCGCTGGCCCAACCCCAACCGCCTCCCGCCAAGGACGTCGAcgaggcggcgctggcgctCACCAAGCGCGCGCGCAAGAGGAGCAGGTACCTCTCCCCTCCCTACACCGACAGGGATGtccaggaggaggaggtcgccggggaggagccgccgccTGATGCCTCCGCCGCGGAGGCGCTGTCCGCTGTCCTAGCCGCTGCGCTCCGGCACGGGCAGGCGGTGGATCCGGCGGCCCTCCGCTTCCTGGCCCTGTACAGGAGGAACAGGAAcagggccgccaccgcgaccttCGACACTCACCCCGgttgccgtgccgccgccggcggcggtggtagCAGCAGCAAGCCCCCATtccctgctcctgctgctactgTTGGTGGCGGCCACACGGTGGTCAACCCCAGTGCAGGCCCTGCCATTAGGCCTGGCGATGGATCCCCAGCCccagccaagaagaagaatcccCAAGATAATCCTCCTGCTGATGGACAGATTTGGGCGCGCAAATCGGCCGCCGGTTTTGCTGCCAATGCATCAAACGGTCTCGCTAATCCTACTCCCCCaccgaagaggaagaagaagtacAGGAACCGGATGAGGGGCGCCGCCGGGCACGAGCAGCAGCACTCGGGGAACCCCGCGGCACTCGTCCTCGACTTCGCGGCGGGGGCTCCTCTGCCCTCCAAGGAGGACCTCGTCTCCGCGTTCCGCGGGTTCGGCGCCGTGATCGACTGCGAGACCGCCATTGCCCAGGACAAGCGCAGCGCGCGCGTGGCGTTCGCCACCAGGGCTGAGGCGGAGGCCGCCTTCAGCTGCGCGGGAGCTCTCGGCGCGTTCGGGCCGCCGGACGCGGTGCCAAGCCTCCAGGACCTCCCTCCCGCCGtccgcggcgcgccgccgcccgtgccaaGGCTCCCGCTCACGTACATCAGGAGTAACCTCGAGAAGATGATCGCGTCCTCGTCGTTCAGGGCGGCCAACTCGCCTGAAGAGGCAGCGCCGGCCATGGGCAACCTAGTGGGGGAAATGCAAGGTCTTCTGGCCAAGGTTGACAAGATGCTGCAGGGTCGTTCTGCTGCAGCTCTTCACCATTAG